DNA from Actinomyces sp. oral taxon 897:
CGCCATGCTCATGCTGCTGTTCACCTCCAACTGGATGCTCTCCAAGAGCTCGGTGGCCTCCTGGAACGCCTACATCAAGGACCGGACCCAGGCCTCCGTCTCCAACGGCGGGGTGTGGGCCCTGGCCTCCCTGAGCTTCCTCGCCGTCTTCCGCGAGGGCGCCGAGACCGTCATGTTCTACCAGGCCCTGCTCACCATGGACCGCGGCGGGGCCGCCTCCGTCTGGCAGGGGTTCGCCGTGGGGTGCGTCATCCTCGTGGCCGTCTTCCTGCTCATCCGCTTCACCAGCGTCAAGATCCCGCTGCGGCCCTTCTTCGCCGTCACCAGCTTCCTCATGGCGCTCCTGGTGGTCATCTTCGCCGGCGGCGGCGTCCACGCCCTGGTGGAGGGCGACGTCGTGTCCGGCACCTACGTCCAGGGGGTCCCCACCTACGACTACCTGGGCGTCTACCCCTACGTCGAGACCCTGGCCGCCCAGGGGGTCATGGCCGTGGTCGTCGTGGTCCTGGCGGCAGTCTCCCTGCTGCGCCGCCGGGCAGGCGCCGCCGCGGCCACCGCGGCGTCGGCTGCTTCCTCGGCGGCGGCCTCCTCTCCGGACGGTGCCGCCTCCTCGGCGTCACCCTCCTCTCCGGCCACCGCGGCATCGGCTGCCTCCCCGGACGGTGCCGCCTCCCCGGCATCACCCGCCGGGCAGCCCGCAGCCCGCTCCGCGACCTGGCCGCAGGCCGACGACTGACACCAGGCTTCCCGGGCCCGCCCGGAAGACCCGGTCGCACCAAACCCGGTGCGGCCTTCCCCGAACCCGAACAAGAACAAGTGAGGATCCTCATGCGTATCCGCAAGCCCCTCATCGTCGCCGCGACGCTCGCCCTGGCCGGTACCCTGAGCCTGAGCGCCTGTGGCGGCGACTCCTCCAAGGAGGCAGCCCCGTCCGCCACCGCCACCGAGAAGGCGGAGGGCGGCAAGGGCTTCCAGGAGTACCCGGTGGGTGACGACCAGATCGGCTACGGCAACGGGAACGTCGGCGAGATCAACGTCTCCCTGGTCTACTTCCAGCCCGTGGACATGGAGCCGGCCGGCATGGGCCTGAAGGCCTCCGAGGCGTCCTTCCACCTGGAGGCCGACATCTCCGGCCTGGAGGGCAACGACCTGGGCTACGGGGCCGGTGACTTCGTCCCCGGCCTGACAGTGGACTACACCATTACCAACAAGGCCACCAACACCGTCGCCGCCGAGGGCACCTTCATGCAGATGAACGCCTCCGACGGCCCCCACTACGGGGGCAATATCGCCCTGCCCGACGCCGGGGAGTACACCCTGGCCCTGAAGATCCACTCCCCGGAGGAGAACGGCTGGATGCTCCACTCCGACGAGGAGACCGGTGTCAAGGGCCGGTTCTGGACCACGCCCATCGAGCTGAGCTGGGACTGGAACTACACCCCCCAGCAGTGGTAGGCCCACTGGCCTGAGCGCCGCCCCTGCACCGGACAGGGGCGGCGCCCGGGCGCACCAGGCCACGCACACCCCCGGGACGACCCCGCCCCGGCTCGTAAGGACTCGTAGGATAGGGACTCTCATGCTGGAACGTTTCGTCGCCGTCGTCGGAGGAATGGCCCTGCCGTTCCTCCTCGTGTCCGGGCTCGCAGTGGTCCTGGTCCCCCACCAGCCCCGGGGGTGGGAGCCCTCCAGCCGGTGGCGCGCCGCCTGCGCCCTGACCGGGCTGGTCGCGGGGTCGGTCTTCGCCGTCCTGCGCGCCACCGCCGTCCTGCGCTCGCGCTCAGCGGTCAGCCTGCCCACCCTCTACGCCTGCGTGGCCGCCGACGTGGTCCTCCTGGTCCTCCTGGCGGCCCAGGTCGGGCGCCCCCGGTGGGGCGGTAGCGGCCGCCTGGGCCGCGCCACCAACGTGCTGGCCTGCGTGGTGCTGGCCCTGGCCTTCTTCCGGGCCGTGCCCGAGACCGTCCTGCAGCTCACCGCCTTCATTGAGCCCGGCAGGCAGACCGTGTCCTCCGAGATGCTCCTGCGCGTCCTGGGCTTCCTGTCCGGCTGGGTGGCCTGCGCCGTCCTGGCGTTCCTGGTCTACCGGGCCGCCCGGCGCTCCCCGGTACGCCTGACCCGCCTGACGGTGTGCGCCTTTATGGCCCTGGTGCTCTTCACCCACGCCACCGACCTGCTCACCGTCCTGCACGCCAACCACCGCATTGTCCTGCACGGGGCCGCCTTCCGGCTCCTGGTGTGGTTGACCAACAACGCCCAGTCCACGCTGCTGATCACCACCGCCGCCGTCCTGCTGGTACCCCTGGCGGTGGCCGCCGGCCTGACCCTGCGCCGGGCGCCGGCCGCCGCCAACCCCGCCCGGGCCCGGGCCGCCGTCGCCGGGCGCCGCCGCACCCGCCGGTGGGTGCTGGCCACCGCCCTGGGCGTGGGGGTGCTGGCCACCACCCGCACCTACGGCGTGGCCAAGGTCAATGAGGTCCCGGTCCTGTCCGAGCCCGAGCCCTACCGGCTCGAGGACGGTACCGCCTACCTGGCCCTCACCACCCTGGAGGACGGCCACCTCCACCGCTTCGAGTACAAGGCCTCCAACGGTGCCGCCGTGCGCTTCATCGTCATCCTCAAGAACGGCGGCGCCTACGGCGTGGGCCTGGACGCCTGCGAGAACTGCGGCCCCTCGGGCTACTACGAGAAGGACGGCAAGGTGATCTGCAAGCGCTGCGACGTGGCCATTAACCCGGCCACCATCGGCTTCAAGGGCGGCTGCAACCCCATCCCCCTGGCCTTCGACGTCGTCGGGGGGGACCTGGCCATCGCCGAGGCCGACCTGGAGGCCGCCAAGAAGGTCTTCGCGTGAGCCCCCGCACCCACCGTCCCCGCCCGGACGCGGGGCCCCGGCGGGTCCCCGTCCCCTCGTCCGCCCCGGAGGTGGCCTGATGTTCTTCACCCGACTGCTGCGCCGGTCCTTCACCAGGCAGCTGCGCCGCCGCTCCCTGGTCGTCCTGACCGTGGCGCTGTCCGCGGCCGTGAGCGTGGCCATGCTCGGCGTCGTCCTCGACGTGGGCGACAAGCTCAACGCCGAGCTGACCACCTACGGCTCCAACATCACCGTCCAGCCCAAGGCCCAGGGCGTGGTGTCCGACCTGTACGAGACCAGTGAGGACACCGAGGCCACCGCCTTCCTCAACGAGGCCGACGCCGCCAGCCTCAAGACGATCTTCTGGGCCTACAACATCGTGGACTTCGCCCCGGTGCTGACCACCCACCTCACCGTGGCCGGCGCCGGGGGATCCTCCCTGACCGGGGTCAAGGCCGTGGGCACCTGGTTCAACAAGGAGGTGTCCCTGCCCACCGGGCAGAGCGTCACCGCGGGCATGACCACCCTGCGCTCCTGGTGGGCCTGGAAGGGGACCTGGCCCACCGACGACGGCAGCCAGGTCGCCCTGGGCTCCTCCCTGGCCTCCGAGCTGGGGGCCTCGGTGGGCGACACCCTCACCCTGGGCGGGACCGCCGGTGATCACACCCTGACCGTCAGCGGGATCTACACCTCCAAGGACGGTGACGACAAGGTCCTCTACGCGCCCCTGTCCGTCGTCCAGCACGTCTCGGGCCACCCCGGCAAGGCCGAGCGGATCGAGGTCAAGGCCCTGACCACCCCGGAGAACGACCTGAGCCGCAAGGCCGCCTCCAACCCCAGGGCCCTGTCCAAGGCCGAGTGGGAGACCTGGTACTGCACGGCCTACGCCTCCTCCATCACCTACCAGATCGAGGAGGCCGTCCCCGGCTCGGTGGCCAAGCAGGTCCGCCAGGTCGCCGCCGTGGAGGGCAACGTCCTGGTCAAGACCCAGGCCCTCATGATCCTCATGACCGCCCTGAGCCTGGTGGCGGCCGCCCTGGCGGTAGCCTCCCTGACCACCGCCTCCCTGGTGGAGCGCACCGGCGAGTTCGCCCTCCTCAAGGCGGTAGGCGCCTCCTCGGCCGCCGTCAACCGGCTGATCCTGGGGGAGACGGCCGTCATCGGCGTGGCCGGCACGCTCCTGGGAGCCCTGGTGGGATCGGGCCTGGCCCAGCTGATCGGCAAGGTCGTCTTCGGCTCGACCATCACCATGCGGCCCATGGTCTTCGTGCTGGTGGCGGTGCTGGTGTCCCTGGTCCTCCTGGCGGCCACGGCCTCCTCCATGCGCTCCATCCTGCGTATCCAACCGGCTACGGCCCTGCACCGGAGGTGACGGACATGAGCGAGACCACCCCCACGACCACCTCGCGGACGCCCCGCGGGACGACCAACCGGCGCCTGTTCGTCCGCATGCTCGCCGCCGCCATGCGACGCCGCCGTTCACGGGCCCTGGCGGCCGTCCTGTCCTCCGCGGTGGGCTCGGCCACCCTGTTCTGCCTGGCCGCCGTCTGCCTGGCGGTCCCCGCCCAGATGAGCGCCCAGATGCGCCAGTTCGGGGCCAACCTCATTGTGGTGCCGGTGGCCTCCGAGGGCTCCGCCCCCCGGATCTCCTCCCAGGAGGCCGCCGACGTGGACGCCGCCGTGGCCACCGCCCTGGGCGTGGGCACGGACCAGCTGGCCACCGCCGCCTACCGCTACGAGACGGTGCGTATCAACAAGTCCCCCTACATGCTCGCCGGTATCGACGTGGACCGGGTCCGGACCCTCAACGGGCACTGGGAGGTGACCGGCCACTGGCCCGGCCCCGGGGAGGTCCTCATTGGCTCCGACGTGGCCGAGGCCGCGGGCTTCACCGTCGGCTCCACGGTCACCGCCGAGTACCTCTCCAGCGACAACCTGGACCTGGGCTCCCAGACCTCGGTGGCCCCCGACGGGTCGGTGAGCTCGGACCCGCTGACCCCCACCGCCGCGCCCACGGGCACCGCCACCACCGCCCCGGGCCACGCAGGTCACTCCGGGCATGCCGGGCAGTCCGGTCAGGGTTCGGTCTCCTCCGACGACGCCGGCGCGTCCAGCTCCCAGGCCACGGTGGGCCACCACCACACCGGGCCCGTCCCGGGCTCCAAGGCCTGGTCCACCGCCGCCGCCTCCCAGGACTCCGCCAACCCGGCGTCGCCCACCGCACCCGGCCAGGCCCGCTGGCAGGTGGCCGGGATCGTGGACACCGGCGGCAGCGAGGACGACATCGTCTACGCCAACGCTGCCGACGTGGACGCCCTGACCGGCGTGAGTGCCCCGGGCTACGACGTCCTGGAGTTCAGCGTGGACACCGCCGCCGCCCCCATGTCCACCGTGGTCGACGCCGTCGCCGCCACCGGCGACTCCGTCCAGGCCCAGCCGGTCGCCAAGATCACCAGCGGCGACACCCGTATTATCACCATGCTCAACACCCTCTTCTGGGTGGTCTGCGTGGTGGTCCTGGCCCTGACGCTGGTGGGCGTGTCAACCACCATGACCGTCATCGTCTCCGAGCGTCGCAACGAGATCGGCCTGCGCAAGGCCCTGGGGGCCTCCGGGCGCGCCATCGCCGTCGAGTTCTACTCCGAGGCCGCCCTGCTGGGGCTGTTCGGGGGCCTGGTGGGGACCGCCGTCGGCTACGGCCTGGCCGTGGCCGTGCTCCTGGGGGTGTTCGACTCCGCGGCGGGCTTCGGGTGGTGGCTGGCCCTCGTCTCGGTGGCGGTGACCGTCCTGGTGGCGGTGGTCGCCGCCTACCGGCCGGTGCGCCGCGCCGCCTCCATCGACCCCGCGCTCGTCCTGCGAGAGGAATGACATGCTGCTCGAGCTCTCCCACGTCTCCAAGATCTACGGCGACCTGGCCGCCGTGGACGACCTGAGCCTGACCGTCCCCAGGGGCCAGTGGCTGTCCATCGTGGGCTCCTCGGGGTCGGGCAAGACCACCCTGATGAACATTATCGGCTGCATGGACACCCCCACCAAGGGCACCGTCACCCTGGACGGGCGTGAGCTGGGCTCCCTGACAGCGGGACAGCTGACCGACATCCGTAAGAACGTCATCGGCCTGGTCTTCCAGCAGTTCCACCTCATCCCCCACCTGACCGCCGTGGAGAACGTCATGGTGGCCCAGTACTACCACTCCATGGTCGACGAGAAGGAGGCCCGCCAGATGCTGGACTCCGTCGGCCTGGCCGACCGGGCCCACCACCTGCCCAGCCAGCTCTCCGGCGGCGAGCAGCAGCGGGTGTGCATCGCCCGGGCCCTGATCAACAGGCCCGAGCTGGTCCTGGCCGACGAGCCCACCGGCAACCTCGACGAGACCAACGAGCAGCTCGTCCTGGACATCTTCGGACGCCTCCACGCCCAGGGCACCACCCTCATCGTCGTCACCCACGACGCCCACGTCGCCTCCACCGGACAGCGCCAGATCCTCCTCAACCACGGGCGCCTGGTGGGGGAGAAGACCAACGAGGGCTTCGAGGGCCACCGCGCCGCCGACATGCTCGACTTCGAGGGGCAGGGCCTGGAGGGCGCCCAGGAGCCCGGTGACCACGCCCCTGGCACCCCGACCGCTAAGGAGACCACGTCATGAACCACCCCGCCCTGCGGCGCCCGGCCGCCCTCGCCGGGATCCTGATCGCGACGGCGTCGCTGGTCTCCTGCGCCGGCGGCGAGACCCCCAGCTCCGACGAGTACGCCAGCCGCCCCCAGACCCAGGCCCCCGGCACCCAGGAGCCCGCGGCCTCGGCCACCCCCTCGGACTGCTGCGACCACACCACCGCCCCGCCCTCAGCCTCCTACACGGACGGCACCTACACGGCCAGCGAGTCCTACGGGCCGGTGGACGACCTGGTGGAGGAGGACTCCATTGACGTGACCGTCACCCTGAGCGGCGGCGTCATCACCGACATGAACGTCACCGGCCACCCCCTGACCTCCGTCTCCCGGGACTACATGAAGGGCTTCGTGGCCCAGATCGAGGGGGCGGTCACCGGCAGGAGCCTGGCCGACGCCCACGTCACCGCCCTGGCAGGGGCCTCCAAGACCTCCAAGGCCTTCAACCGGGCCATTGACGCCATTGCCTCCCAGGCCCAGCAGTGAGCCGGGCAGGGTGCGCCGGGGGCCACGCCGCTGACAGGGCGGCGGCCACCGCGGGCGGGCCGGGGGTCCACGTTCCCGGAGATGCGTAGGGCCCTGGCAGATGCGCCAGCCCGGGGCGCGCCGGGAGCCCACCCTGGGTGCTGGCCTCTACGTAGCAAGCGGGGGCGGGCCGGGGGAGCGCCGGCCGCCTCGGGTCAGGTCGGTGGGGTAGCGGGGCCGGGGGAGCGGCTCAGAGCTCCGGCAGCAGGGGGCGCACCTCCGCCAGGGCCTGGGTGCAGGAGGCCAGGGCCGTGTTCAGGTGCAGGCGCAGCTGCCTGTCCGTGACCCCGGTGGTCAGGTCCACCAGGTAGATCGTGCGCACCAGCGGTCCCACCGGGGTGTCCACCAGGGCCACCGTGGGGAAGAACTTGTCCCGGTTCCAGTCGTTGACGCTGGCGGCCAGCTCGTCACGCTGCCCCGGCAGGGCCGGCTCCTGCCAGTCGCCCGAGACCAGCAGCCATCCGGGGTGCTCGGCAGGCTCCTCAATGACGAAGGGGAACCCGTTCCACGTACCCAGCAAGGAGGGGTGCTCCTCATCGACGTGGTCACGCACGTGGTAGCCCATCGACTTGCTCAGCATGGAACGCACCCGACCCAGGGACAGGGCCGGCACCTCCAGGGCCGCGGCGGGCTCACGCTCCACCATCTGCCTGGGGGCGGGCTCGGGGACCCTGGGCTCGGGGCGGCGGGGCTGGCGCACCGCCCCGAGCAGGGAGGCCAGCAGGGTGCGCCAGGTGCGGGGGCGTCCGGCAGGGCTCATGGCTCCAGGCTCCCACGCAGCGGGTCGGGGAAGGTCTCCTCCGCCTCCCGCATGAGGGCCACGATCAGCCGGCAGCTGGTGAACACGAAGGAGTCGAGCTGGTCGTCCGTCATCCCCGCCGCCAGCGGGTAGGTGACCTCCCCGTGGAGACGGACCACCCCGGCGTCGGAGAGCGTCAGGTAGGCCTTGGGGCCGATCCGGGTGGCGTTCCAGTCCTCCACGAGCTGGCGCAGGGACGCCAGGTGCTCGGTGTCCGCGATCCGGTGCCACAGCCCGCGCAGCTGGAAGGCGCGGGTGTCCTGGAAGATGACGTGGACGGTGACACTGCGCCACGGGATCCCCACGTCCCCCTCGTCGTCCACGAAGGACCGCAGACCGAGGCGGCTGAGGCTGTCCAGCACGCGCGCGACGTCCACCGGGGCGGGCATGACGGCGGTGGGCATAGCACCAGCCTATCCTGGGAAACAGGTCCTAGAGCCACCCTCCGCCCGCCGCGACACGCCTCACTGGCCGGGGTGCCGGCAGGGGTAGGCAGGACCCGGGAGCCCCTCGCCCGACGGCCCGACCAGGCCCGTATCCTTAAGGTCATGAGCGTCCGCGTCGCCGTCGTCGGCCCCACCGCCACCGGCAAGTCCGAGCTCGCCCTCGACCTGGCCGACGCCCTGGGCACGGCAGACGGCACCAGGGGCACCGAGGTGCTCAACGCCGACGCCTCCCAGCTCTACCGGGGCATGGACGTGGGCACCGCCAAGCTCCCGGCACAGGGGCGCCGCGGCTACCCCCACCACCAGATCGACGTCCTGGACGTGACCCAGCCCGCCAGCGTCGCCGCCTACCAGCGCCACGCCCGCGCCGACCTGGAGGCCATTGAGGCGCGTGGCAACCGCGCGCTCATCGTCGGGGGCTCGGGGCTGTACGTCCGGGCCGTCACCGACGCCCTGCACTTCCCCGGCACCGACCCCGCCGTGCGCGCCGCCCTGGACCAGCGCCTCAGGGCCCGGGGCGGGGCCGCCCTGTGGGAGGAGCTCTCCCACCGCGACCCCCGGGCCGCCGAGCGGATCGACGCCGCCGACACCCGCAGGGTGGTCCGCGCACTAGAGGTGATAGAGATCACCGGACGCCCCTTCTCCGCCAACCTGCCCCGCTATAAGGACCTCGTCCCCACCGTCCACCTGGCCCTGCGCCCACGCCGGGACCTGCTCAACCGGCGTATCGAGGCCCGGGCCAGGGCCATGTTCCTGGGGCCGGGGACCAGGCCCACCAAGGAGGACGCCTCCACGCTCCTGACCGAGACCACCGCCCTCCTCGCCCGGGGCTTGCGCCAGGGGCCCACCGCCAGCCAGGCCATCGGCTACGCCCAGGCGCTCGCGGTCCTCGACGGGCGCATGGGGGTGGAGGAGGCGATCGCCGCCACCGCCCAGGCCACCCGCCGCCTCGCCAGCTACCAGGCCAAGTGGTTCCGCCGCGACCCACGGGTCCACTGGCTGGACGTGGCCCTGACCGAGGCCGGTGAGCTGCCCGCCGGCGAGCGTGACCGCCTGGTGGGCCAGGCCCTGCGTGTGGTGAGCGACGCTGAGGGCGTCGTGGGCTCCAACGCATAGGCTGTACTCATGACGCACAGCGACACCAGCCCGGGTACCGGTGGCGCGTTGTCGGGCCGTACCCTCATCAAGGGCCACGGAACCGGCAACGACTTCCTGCTCCTCATTGACCCCGAGCGGGAGGTGGCCCTGACCGCCGGTGACGTCGCCGCCGTGTGCGACCGGCACCGGGGCGTCGGGGCCGACGGCCTGGTCCGGGTGGTGCGCACCGCCGCCCTGGAGGGGGCCCGGGCCTTCCACGCCGCCGTCCCCGAGGCGCAGTGGTTCATGGACTACTACAACGCCGACGGCTCCGTGGCCGAGATGTGCGGCAACGCCTCGCGCCTGTTCGCCGCCGTCCTCCTGTCCGAGGGGCTGGTGGACGTGCCCGACGGCGCCAGCCTGACCATTGGCACCCGGGGCGGGGCCCGCACCCTCACCCGCATGGGGGACTACTGGACGGTGGACATGGGGCCCGCCCGCCTCACCCTCCTGCCGGGCACGTCCGCCACCGACCCCGACTGGCCCGGCTGGGACACCGTCGTCACCGTCCCCGGCCTGCCGGGGCAGCGGGCCGCCCTGAGCCTGGCCGTGCCCAACCCGCACACCGTCGTCGCCCTGGGCAGCCGCGAGGAGCTGGAGGCCGCCGCCCTGGCCGGCCTGACCGGCTCCGGCGCGCCGGTGGCCTACGACCCCGTGCCCGAGGCCGGCACCAACCTGGAGCTGGTCGTGCCCCTGGCGGAGCAGACCGACCCCGGCACCGGTGAGCGCGTGGGCGTGGCCCGGGTGCGCGTCCTGGAGCGCGGCGTGGGGGAGACCCTGGCCTGCGGTACCGGGGCCTGCGCCGTGGCCGTCGCCCTGCACGAGTGGGAGGGGCCGGGCGCGCCGGAGGACTACCGGATCATCCTGCCCGGCGGGGAGGTCGGGGTGCACGTGGGGGCCGCCCCCCTGGCGCAGGGCTCCACCGTCCTTCTGACCGGCCCGGCCCAGGTCGTCGGGCGTGTCACCCTGACCTGACCCGCCGTGCCCCCAGTCCGCCACCACCCCAGCGGGCGCGCCCGGAGCCCTGAGTGACCACCACAGGAGGCCCTCAATGACCACGTCCACGACGGCGCCACGCCGCACCTCCACCACCGTCCTGACCACGGGCCTGATGCTCTTCGCCCTGTTCTTCGGCAGCGGGAACCTCATCTTCCCTCCCGTGGTCGGGGCCTCCGCCGGGAGCCACTTCCTGCCCGTGCTCCTGGGGTTCCTGGCCACGAGCGTCCTGCTGCCCCTGACCGCCATCGTGGCCGTGTCCACCTCGGGGGAGGGCATTCTCGGGCTGGCCCGGCGCGTGGGGCCCAGGTTCGGCGTCGTCATGCCGCTGGCCGTCTACCTGTCCATTGGCCCGCTCTACGTGGCGCCCCGGGTGACCACCGTGTCCTACGAGCTGGCCACCCGGCCCGTCCTGGAGCTGCTGGGCCTCACCCCCGGGCGCCCGGCCCTGTTCGTCCACGCCGTCGTCTTCCTGGGGGTCACGGTCCTGGTGGCCCTGCGCCCCAGCCGTATCGCAAACCGGGTGGGCAGGTGGCTCACCCCGGCGCTGCTCCTGCTCCTGGCCGTGCTGTGCGTGGCGACCGTGGCCGGCTCCTCCCCGGTGGACCGGGCCGCCACGGGGGCCTACGCGAGCGCGCCCCTGACGACGGGGCTCACGCAGGGCTACCTGACCATGGACGTCCTGGCCGCCTCCGTGTTCGGCATCGTGGTCATCCAGGCCCTGCGGGACCAGGGACTGCACGGCACCCGGCAGGTGGCCCGCGCCACCGTCAGCTCGGGGCTGATCGCCGCCGTCCTCCTGGCGGTGGTCTACGTCGGCCTGGCCATGATCGGGCAGCGCACCGGCGGGGACGTGACCGACGGCGCGGGCCTGCTGCGTGCGGCGGCCTCGGCGAACCTGGGGACCCTGGGGACCCTCCTGTTCGCCGCCATCGCCGTCCTGGCCTGCCTGACCACCTCCGTGGGTCTGCTGTCCTCCTGGTCCGGCTACGCCGTCACCGTGGTGCCGCGCCTGCCCTTCGACCGCCACCTGCTGGTCTCCGCGCTGGTCTCGCTGGTCCTGGCCAACCTGGGCCTGTCGGAGATTATCGTGGTGCTCTCACCGGTCATCGTTATCCTCTACCCGGTCGCCATGACCCTGGTGGTGGTCACCCTGATCGACGTCGCGGCCCCCGGCCACCTGCGCGCCGCCTACCTGTGGCCGGTCGCGGCCAGCACGGTGCTGGCGGTCCTCTCCGCCCTGCCGTCCCTGGGCGAGGAGAGGGTCAGCGCCCTCCTGGCCCGCACCGGGCTGTGGAACGACTCCACCGGCTGGATCCTGCCCACGCTCCTGGCCCTGGCCGTCGGGCTGGTCGTGGACGTGGGCACGGGCCGCTGGTCCACCCCCGCCCCGGACGCCTCCGGGATACAGGAGGAGGTGGAGCACGTGATCGCGTCCCTGTCCTGAGGTGTGCTACACCGGGGTCCCGCCTGGCCCCGGTCGCGCGTACGCTGCGAGGGTGCGTCACCCCCAGCCCTCAGGGCAACTGCCCACCTTCACCCCTGAGCAGCGCCGGATCCTCCCGGTACTCCTCATCCCGGCGTTCGTCTCCCTCCTGGCGGTCTCCAGCGTCAATGTGATCCTGCCGGCCATCGCCGCCTCGGTACCCACGAGCACCGGGGGCCTCCAGCTCGTGGTCTCCGGCTACTCCCTGGTCTTCGGGGTGCTGCTCGTCCCCGCCGGGCGGGCCGGGGACGTCATGGGGCGCGGGCGGCTCTTCGTGGCGGGGCTGGTCCTGTTCGGCCTGGGTTCCCTGGCCGCGGGCGTGGCGCCCTCGATCCTGGCGCTCAACCTCGCCCGGGTCCTCATGGGGGTGGGCTCGGGGCTGTTCAACCCGCAGGTCACCGGCCTGATCCAGCAGTACTACGCCGGGGCCGCGCGCGGGCGGGCCTTCGGCCTGTTCGGCGGGGTCATCGGGGTCTCGGTCGCGGTGGGGCCCCTCATGTCCGGCGCGCTCATCGGGGCCCTGGGCGACCAGTGGGGGTGGCGCTCCTCC
Protein-coding regions in this window:
- a CDS encoding iron transporter, which gives rise to MRIRKPLIVAATLALAGTLSLSACGGDSSKEAAPSATATEKAEGGKGFQEYPVGDDQIGYGNGNVGEINVSLVYFQPVDMEPAGMGLKASEASFHLEADISGLEGNDLGYGAGDFVPGLTVDYTITNKATNTVAAEGTFMQMNASDGPHYGGNIALPDAGEYTLALKIHSPEENGWMLHSDEETGVKGRFWTTPIELSWDWNYTPQQW
- a CDS encoding DUF2318 domain-containing protein — translated: MLERFVAVVGGMALPFLLVSGLAVVLVPHQPRGWEPSSRWRAACALTGLVAGSVFAVLRATAVLRSRSAVSLPTLYACVAADVVLLVLLAAQVGRPRWGGSGRLGRATNVLACVVLALAFFRAVPETVLQLTAFIEPGRQTVSSEMLLRVLGFLSGWVACAVLAFLVYRAARRSPVRLTRLTVCAFMALVLFTHATDLLTVLHANHRIVLHGAAFRLLVWLTNNAQSTLLITTAAVLLVPLAVAAGLTLRRAPAAANPARARAAVAGRRRTRRWVLATALGVGVLATTRTYGVAKVNEVPVLSEPEPYRLEDGTAYLALTTLEDGHLHRFEYKASNGAAVRFIVILKNGGAYGVGLDACENCGPSGYYEKDGKVICKRCDVAINPATIGFKGGCNPIPLAFDVVGGDLAIAEADLEAAKKVFA
- a CDS encoding ABC transporter permease, translated to MFFTRLLRRSFTRQLRRRSLVVLTVALSAAVSVAMLGVVLDVGDKLNAELTTYGSNITVQPKAQGVVSDLYETSEDTEATAFLNEADAASLKTIFWAYNIVDFAPVLTTHLTVAGAGGSSLTGVKAVGTWFNKEVSLPTGQSVTAGMTTLRSWWAWKGTWPTDDGSQVALGSSLASELGASVGDTLTLGGTAGDHTLTVSGIYTSKDGDDKVLYAPLSVVQHVSGHPGKAERIEVKALTTPENDLSRKAASNPRALSKAEWETWYCTAYASSITYQIEEAVPGSVAKQVRQVAAVEGNVLVKTQALMILMTALSLVAAALAVASLTTASLVERTGEFALLKAVGASSAAVNRLILGETAVIGVAGTLLGALVGSGLAQLIGKVVFGSTITMRPMVFVLVAVLVSLVLLAATASSMRSILRIQPATALHRR
- a CDS encoding ABC transporter permease → MSETTPTTTSRTPRGTTNRRLFVRMLAAAMRRRRSRALAAVLSSAVGSATLFCLAAVCLAVPAQMSAQMRQFGANLIVVPVASEGSAPRISSQEAADVDAAVATALGVGTDQLATAAYRYETVRINKSPYMLAGIDVDRVRTLNGHWEVTGHWPGPGEVLIGSDVAEAAGFTVGSTVTAEYLSSDNLDLGSQTSVAPDGSVSSDPLTPTAAPTGTATTAPGHAGHSGHAGQSGQGSVSSDDAGASSSQATVGHHHTGPVPGSKAWSTAAASQDSANPASPTAPGQARWQVAGIVDTGGSEDDIVYANAADVDALTGVSAPGYDVLEFSVDTAAAPMSTVVDAVAATGDSVQAQPVAKITSGDTRIITMLNTLFWVVCVVVLALTLVGVSTTMTVIVSERRNEIGLRKALGASGRAIAVEFYSEAALLGLFGGLVGTAVGYGLAVAVLLGVFDSAAGFGWWLALVSVAVTVLVAVVAAYRPVRRAASIDPALVLREE
- a CDS encoding ABC transporter ATP-binding protein, whose translation is MLLELSHVSKIYGDLAAVDDLSLTVPRGQWLSIVGSSGSGKTTLMNIIGCMDTPTKGTVTLDGRELGSLTAGQLTDIRKNVIGLVFQQFHLIPHLTAVENVMVAQYYHSMVDEKEARQMLDSVGLADRAHHLPSQLSGGEQQRVCIARALINRPELVLADEPTGNLDETNEQLVLDIFGRLHAQGTTLIVVTHDAHVASTGQRQILLNHGRLVGEKTNEGFEGHRAADMLDFEGQGLEGAQEPGDHAPGTPTAKETTS
- a CDS encoding FMN-binding protein; this encodes MNHPALRRPAALAGILIATASLVSCAGGETPSSDEYASRPQTQAPGTQEPAASATPSDCCDHTTAPPSASYTDGTYTASESYGPVDDLVEEDSIDVTVTLSGGVITDMNVTGHPLTSVSRDYMKGFVAQIEGAVTGRSLADAHVTALAGASKTSKAFNRAIDAIASQAQQ
- a CDS encoding YbjN domain-containing protein, with the translated sequence MSPAGRPRTWRTLLASLLGAVRQPRRPEPRVPEPAPRQMVEREPAAALEVPALSLGRVRSMLSKSMGYHVRDHVDEEHPSLLGTWNGFPFVIEEPAEHPGWLLVSGDWQEPALPGQRDELAASVNDWNRDKFFPTVALVDTPVGPLVRTIYLVDLTTGVTDRQLRLHLNTALASCTQALAEVRPLLPEL
- a CDS encoding YbjN domain-containing protein; the protein is MPTAVMPAPVDVARVLDSLSRLGLRSFVDDEGDVGIPWRSVTVHVIFQDTRAFQLRGLWHRIADTEHLASLRQLVEDWNATRIGPKAYLTLSDAGVVRLHGEVTYPLAAGMTDDQLDSFVFTSCRLIVALMREAEETFPDPLRGSLEP
- the miaA gene encoding tRNA (adenosine(37)-N6)-dimethylallyltransferase MiaA; translation: MSVRVAVVGPTATGKSELALDLADALGTADGTRGTEVLNADASQLYRGMDVGTAKLPAQGRRGYPHHQIDVLDVTQPASVAAYQRHARADLEAIEARGNRALIVGGSGLYVRAVTDALHFPGTDPAVRAALDQRLRARGGAALWEELSHRDPRAAERIDAADTRRVVRALEVIEITGRPFSANLPRYKDLVPTVHLALRPRRDLLNRRIEARARAMFLGPGTRPTKEDASTLLTETTALLARGLRQGPTASQAIGYAQALAVLDGRMGVEEAIAATAQATRRLASYQAKWFRRDPRVHWLDVALTEAGELPAGERDRLVGQALRVVSDAEGVVGSNA
- the dapF gene encoding diaminopimelate epimerase, which produces MTHSDTSPGTGGALSGRTLIKGHGTGNDFLLLIDPEREVALTAGDVAAVCDRHRGVGADGLVRVVRTAALEGARAFHAAVPEAQWFMDYYNADGSVAEMCGNASRLFAAVLLSEGLVDVPDGASLTIGTRGGARTLTRMGDYWTVDMGPARLTLLPGTSATDPDWPGWDTVVTVPGLPGQRAALSLAVPNPHTVVALGSREELEAAALAGLTGSGAPVAYDPVPEAGTNLELVVPLAEQTDPGTGERVGVARVRVLERGVGETLACGTGACAVAVALHEWEGPGAPEDYRIILPGGEVGVHVGAAPLAQGSTVLLTGPAQVVGRVTLT